From Oncorhynchus mykiss isolate Arlee chromosome 6, USDA_OmykA_1.1, whole genome shotgun sequence, the proteins below share one genomic window:
- the LOC110525016 gene encoding beta-crystallin B2, whose translation MATDHQNPASKQQQPGTSAFKLIIYEQENFQGRCHELTGPCNDLQEAGVEKVGSILVLCGPWVGYEQANCKGEQYVFEKGEYPRWDSWTNSRRSDNIFAFRPIKVDSQEHKIVLYENPSFAGKKIEIIDDDVPSFHSHGYQEKVTSVRVQSGTWVGYQYPGYRGYQYLFEKGEYKDCAEFGAQFPQIQSVRRIRDMQWHQRGAFHPVAGAN comes from the exons ATGGCCACAGACCACCAGAACCCTGCATCCAAGCAGCAGCAGCCAGGCACCAGTGCTTTcaag TTGATCATCTATGAACAGGAGAACTTCCAGGGGCGTTGCCATGAGCTGACTGGTCCCTGTAACGACCTCCAGGAAGCAGGCGTGGAGAAAGTGGGCTCCATACTGGTGCTGTGTGGACC ATGGGTGGGTTACGAGCAGGCTAACTGTAAAGGGGAACAGTATGTGTTTGAGAAGGGGGAGTATCCTCGCTGGGATTCCTGGACCAACAGCAGACGTAGCGACAACATCTTTGCATTCCGCCCCATTAAAGTG GACAGCCAGGAGCACAAGATTGTCCTTTATGAAAACCCCAGTTTCGCGGGGAAGAAGATCGAGATCATAGATGATGATGTCCCCAGCTTCCACTCACATGGATACCAAGAGAAGGTCACCTCTGTCAGAGTTCAGAGTGGCAC TTGGGTGGGGTACCAGTATCCTGGCTACAGAGGCTATCAGTACCTGTTTGAGAAGGGGGAATACAAGGACTGTGCTGAGTTTGGTGCCCAGTTCCCTCAGATCCAGTCCGTCAGGCGCATCCGAGACATGCAGTGGCACCAGAGGGGAGCTTTTCACCCTGTCGCTGGCGCCAACTAA
- the LOC110525017 gene encoding beta-crystallin B3, which produces MSEQQSAPEQMAAGKSQGGAGATYKVVLFEFENFQGRKAEFSTECKDVSEKGLEKVGSMLVESGPWVGYDRQGFAGEQFVLEKGEYPRWDTWTNSQYSYSFWSMRPLKVDSAEHKLHLFESPGFTGRKMEIVDDDVPSLWGHGFQDRVASVKALNGTWVGYMYPGYRGCQYVFECGDFKHWNDWDAPAPQIQSVRRVRDMQWHKRGCFTVPAPSPDPAPDPAPAPAPAPPAPPAASGAS; this is translated from the exons ATGTCGGAGCAGCAGAGCGCCCCTGAGCAAATGGCTGCAGGGAAGAGCCAGGGTGGAGCAGGAGCCACTTACAAG GTGGTGCTGTTTGAGTTTGAGAATTTCCAGGGCCGCAAGGCTGAGTTTTCTACTGAGTGTAAAGATGTTTCAGAGAAGGGCCTGGAGAAGGTGGGCTCTATGCTGGTTGAGTCTGGCCC aTGGGTGGGGTATGACCGCCAGGGGTTTGCAGGTGAGCAGTTTGTTCTGGAGAAAGGCGAGTATCCACGCTGGGACACCTGGACCAACAGCCAGTACAGCTACTCCTTCTGGTCCATGCGGCCTCTCAAAGTG GATAGTGCCGAACACAAGCTCCATCTGTTTGAGAGCCCAGGCTTCACTGGTAGAAAGATGGAgattgttgatgatgatgttccCAGTTTGTGGGGACATGGTTTCCAAGATCGCGTAGCGAGTGTCAAGGCCCTCAACGGAAC ATGGGTCGGCTACATGTACCCCGGCTACAGGGGGTGCCAGTACGTGTTTGAGTGTGGAGACTTCAAGCACTGGAACGACTGGGATGCCCCTGCACCTCAGATCCAGTCTGTCCGACGTGTGCGAGACATGCAGTGGCACAAGAGGGGGTGTTTCACCGTCCCTGCTCCTTCCCCTGATCCAGCTCCTGACCCCGCTCCTGCCCCAGCACCCGCACCCCCTGCACCCCCTGCCGCCTCCGGGGCCAGCTGA